The Streptomyces sp. cg36 genomic interval CCTCGCAGGAGCACCAGCGGTGGAAGCCGTGCGGGTAGGCGGCGTCGATCTTGCGCAGGGCTGTGGTCCAGGCGTTGGCGCGGACCCAGGCGCCTTCCTGCGGGGGCATGGGGGAGGGGGCGGTGGAGGGGACGGGGTCGAGGATGCCCATGATCGAGGCGCCGATGTGGCGGAGCCAGGTCGTCATGTTTCGTCTCCGAACAGGGTGGGGGTGGTGTGGAGTTCGTTCATCCAGGCCAGGAGGCGGGGGAGGTTGGTGTCGGGGCCGAAGGCGAGGCAGGTGCCGTCGGCGCTGGTGCAGCCGAATGCCTGGGCGATGCGCAGGCGCCGGCGGGAGTTGACGCGGCCCATGTGGACGGGCAGGGCGCGCTCGCGGGCCTCCAGGGCGAGGCGGTGGGCGGCCGGGGAGGTCTTCCACGTGGTGGAGCCCGCCAGGAACAGCACGTCGAAGGAGCCCCACGGGATGAGGCCGTCTTCTTCGCTGCCGTCCTGGGCGGCGAAGGCGGCCGGCACGTCCAGGGAGCGGATCCGCTCGAGGCAGGGCAGCGACTCGGCAAGCGTGGCCGCGGCGTCCATCGGGACGTCGGGGGCGAGGGCCCACCGGCAGAGATCCCGGCCGTAGCGGTCGAGCGTCGACCTCAGCCAGGCGAACCAGGCATCGGTGCCGGGCCAGCCCTTGCCGAACTTCCCGTTGTCGCAGGCGTACAGCGTGGCGGGCGGGATGACGTTGCCCTGGGCCGGGGTCGTCATGCAGCCCAGGAGACCGGCTTGCATGGCGGCCCGGACGTCAGGACCGCAGGGCGTGGCCAGGTACAGCACGGCGGAGCAGAGGAGGAACCGGGAAGACGATCACTGGTGCGCGCACGGGTGCCCTGCCTTTCACGGGGGAAGGTGGGTGGTTCAGATGAGGGGGAGCTGCGCGCCGGAGCCCGGGACCAGGGCGTCCCACGCCAGTTCGAAGCTGCTGTCCTGTTTGTCGGTCACCAGGGCCGGGGCGGTGCAGAGCAGTTCCTCGGCCATCGGCCAGCCGCCTTGGCGGGGGCGGATCCAGGCGCGGGCGCGCCCGTAGTCCGGGTCGTGCTCGACGTTGATGCGGTGCCGCTGGGCGAGGGAGGTCAGCCGCATCGCCAGCGGCTGGGGGCGGCCGGTGGCGAGGTGTTCGGTGGAGCGCATCACGGGGCGGCGTCGGCCGTCGGCGGTCAGCAGGAACAGGCGGCGTACGCGGTAGAGCGCCCACGGGATGTCGAGTTCACGCGCGAGCGCCTGTAGGCACGCCCGGTCCCGGGGCTGGGAGGGTTCGAGCAGCTCCAGGAGGCTTCGGCGGCCGTAGAGCTTGGCGTGGGGGTTGAGGCTCATCGCGGTGTATTCCAGGCGCAGCACCTCGCCTGCGATGTCCGGGTGGGAGCGCATGCGCTCCAGGTGGGCGGGGAGCGCGCCCATGGAGACGGGGAAACAGCAGAAGGTGCAGTACGACTTGGGCCAGTGCACGCCGAACCGCTCCTGGAGGTAGCCCTCGACCTCGCGCCGGCCCCAGCCCCACTCGATCAGCGGGAACACCCCGGTGCGGCCCGGGACCTTCGCATGGGCGGCGTCCGCCAGGGGGCGGGCAGGCTCGTCGGCGTTGAAGCCGAGGATCTGCCGGAACGGGCGGCCGCCGAAGACGTGGCCGAGCCATAGGTCACCGACTTCGCCCTTGGCGCGGAGGCTGCACTTGCGCACTCCGGCCTGCTGGGGCACGGTGCCGACGGACTCCATCTCCTCCCACAGAGTCCAGGGCCCGCGGGCGTGGAGCTGCTCAGGGTGGCGGGAGTCGTCCAGCACGGTGATCCCGTCCGCCTTGAGGTGCCCGTTGCGGGCCAGCTGGACGAACCGCACGCGGTGCCGACGCAGCAGCGGAAGCATGAACTGGGTACACAGCAGGCGAGTTTCGGGCCACTCGCTGCCGGTGGCCATGTAGAGGACGGCGGTGCGCTGGAGGTCGATGCCATGGGCTGCGGGGTCGGTGAGCATCCGGGCGATGTAGGCGGTGGAGTCGGCGCCCAGGCCCCAGTTGACGACGGTGTCCAGATCGTCATCGTCCCCGGTGGTCAGGCCGGGCAGAAACGGGCTGTACGCGGTACGGGACATGGCGCGGGCTCACTCCTTCATGGCCGGGACGGGCAGGGTCTGGGCGGGGATGATGAGGATCAGGTCGTCGACGGGCCACGGGTCGCAGGACTGCCAGGGATGACCGTTGGAGAGCACGACCACGGGACCGGGTTCGTCGGAGAGTTCGCAGCACACTCCACAGAGGCAGCGGGGGTTGTAGGGCTCGGGGTGGGCGGTGTAGGGCTGGTTGAAGTAGTCCGCTCCGTGCGGGGTGAGCGCGGCCAGGATCAGGTCGCCGTCGGCGACGTCACCGGCGCGGGCCACCCGCGCGAGCGAGGGGTCCGGGAGCAGCGGGGCCTGCTCGTCGTCGTCGGGGTAGGCCGTGACGACCGCAGCGAAGAAGTCCACGTGCGCGGGCATGGGTGGGTCCCTCTCCCCGGGCCGTACCCCGTCGGCAGAGGCGGGGTACGGCCCGGTGGCCGGGGTTCAGAGCAGGGCGAGAGCGGCTTGGGGGTCGGTGACGGGGACGGCCTGCTGTGTGGTCAGCAGCCAGTCGGTCGGGTCCGCCCGCGCGTCTGTGGGTGAGGGCAGCAGCAGGAGCCGGCGCAGGCGGACAGCGACCGTGGCGGTGAGCATGGCTGGCTCGCAGTCGTCCAGGACCTTGATGACGATCAGTGCGCGGGAGAGGGCGGCGAGCAGTCGGGCGCTGGCCTGGAGGGTCAGGCCGCTGGCCGGGGTGCCGGGCGGGTAGAGGCTGAGAACGGCGCCGCCCGAGGCGGGGATGGACCGCAGCAGCGTTGCTTGGGCTTCGGGGTGGGCCCGGTCGAGCCCGCAGGGCAGGACGGCCAGGGACGCCTGCCCGGCGCGTGCGGCGGCCTGGTGGGCGGCGGAGTCGATGCCGTGGGCCAGCGTCGCGGTGACGGTGTGACCAGCTGCGGCGACAGCGGCGGCGAAGGAGTGGGCCCGGGCGACGGCCTGCCGGGCGGCGTTGCGGCTGCCCGTCACCGCGACGGCGCTCGCGCTCAGCTGGGGCAACTGGTCTGCTCCACAGACCCACACACCCAGTGGGCCGTGGGGGCCGAGGTCGGCCAGTGCGGCTGGCCATGCCTCGTCGGAGGGGATGAGGAACCGGCCGGACGCGTCCTGGAGGCTGCCCGCCGGGCTGTAGCGGGCAAGACGGCCGCTGCTGTCGAGGGATAGGCGCCGCCTCCAGACCTCCTGCACAGGGAACTCTGAGAGCTCCTCGGCGAGCTGGGCGGGAGGGAAATGGGCGGCGAGCGCGGCGCGGGCGGCGCGTTCGCTCAGGTCTGGGCTGGGCATGGTGAACCTCCGTCAAGGGCTGCGGCCGGTGGGCAGGCCGGGGGTGCGCGTGCGGTGGGTGGCTGGCGGGGGCGGTCAGTGCCCGGTGGGGCCGTTGGAAACGACGGCGTACCAGGGCGCGGGTGGCGCGGTGTCCCACCAGTCGGCTCGAGCCGCTGCGGCCGGGGCGGGGACGGGGGCCTGCCGGACTGCGGGGGTGGGGCGGGCGGGGTCGGCACGGGGACTGGGTGCGGGTGCGGTGCGCGGGTCGGGGGCGTGTCCGGCGAGGACGGCGGGCAGGGTGTCGTCGATGTAGGCGACGTGGTAGGCGAGGTCCACGCCGACCTGGGCGGCATCGAGGTGGAGCACGTTGGCGCGCAGGGCGAGGCTGCCGGTGGCGATAACGTGCACGGCGTCGGTGAGGCATTCGGCGACGTGCCGGGCGACGGGTCCCAGGACGGTGCAGATGACCGGGACCGGTTCGCTGTCGTGCCACTGGCCACGTGCGCGGTCGTAGGTGCGCGGGACCTGGAGGACGGTGAACCGGGCGGCGGG includes:
- a CDS encoding DNA-processing protein DprA, whose product is MPSPDLSERAARAALAAHFPPAQLAEELSEFPVQEVWRRRLSLDSSGRLARYSPAGSLQDASGRFLIPSDEAWPAALADLGPHGPLGVWVCGADQLPQLSASAVAVTGSRNAARQAVARAHSFAAAVAAAGHTVTATLAHGIDSAAHQAAARAGQASLAVLPCGLDRAHPEAQATLLRSIPASGGAVLSLYPPGTPASGLTLQASARLLAALSRALIVIKVLDDCEPAMLTATVAVRLRRLLLLPSPTDARADPTDWLLTTQQAVPVTDPQAALALL
- a CDS encoding single-stranded DNA-binding protein; this translates as MSGETSAVIRGRVAGIVQLRHTERGTPAARFTVLQVPRTYDRARGQWHDSEPVPVICTVLGPVARHVAECLTDAVHVIATGSLALRANVLHLDAAQVGVDLAYHVAYIDDTLPAVLAGHAPDPRTAPAPSPRADPARPTPAVRQAPVPAPAAAARADWWDTAPPAPWYAVVSNGPTGH